A DNA window from Chelativorans sp. AA-79 contains the following coding sequences:
- a CDS encoding LysR family transcriptional regulator, producing the protein MARLEDLETFIAIVESGSLTAAAKRLRRPLQSVSRSLSVLERDLGVELARRTTRRMSPTEAGLTFYNRVKPAVAEIEEARHQAGNRRIEATGLLRIGAPVFFAPAYIVPAAVEYMARHPRVELDLKLSDKFVDIVEEQLDLAIRIGDLPDAELKARRFGALRRVFFGAPAYFEAHGRPDHPAALIEHQCVVRSVSPSDSRWPYKDGDTIKSVRVSGRFRADHGASMYAAVAAGLGIGFTPLWQIRQLVDEGRVELILVDNEPPPVPIHVVWQGGKLMPAKTRLFIDVLARRLKNARL; encoded by the coding sequence ATGGCCCGGCTTGAAGATCTGGAGACGTTCATCGCGATCGTCGAAAGCGGCAGCCTGACGGCCGCCGCGAAGCGGCTGCGGCGTCCGCTCCAGTCGGTGAGCCGGTCGCTCTCCGTGTTGGAGCGGGATCTCGGCGTCGAACTCGCGCGCCGGACGACGCGCCGGATGAGCCCGACAGAAGCCGGGCTTACCTTCTACAACCGTGTGAAACCCGCGGTGGCGGAAATAGAAGAGGCGCGGCATCAGGCGGGCAATCGCCGCATCGAAGCCACGGGCCTTTTGCGCATCGGCGCCCCGGTGTTCTTCGCTCCCGCCTATATCGTGCCCGCCGCCGTCGAATACATGGCGCGTCACCCTCGGGTCGAATTGGACCTGAAACTGTCCGACAAGTTTGTCGATATTGTCGAAGAGCAGCTCGATCTGGCGATCAGAATAGGGGATCTCCCTGACGCCGAGTTGAAGGCGAGGCGGTTCGGCGCGCTGCGCCGCGTTTTCTTCGGTGCGCCAGCCTATTTCGAGGCGCATGGCCGGCCGGATCACCCCGCCGCGCTCATCGAGCATCAATGCGTCGTGCGGTCCGTATCGCCCAGCGATTCCCGATGGCCGTACAAGGATGGAGATACAATCAAATCCGTCCGGGTGTCGGGCCGCTTCCGGGCGGATCACGGCGCGTCCATGTATGCAGCGGTGGCTGCCGGCCTGGGGATCGGCTTCACGCCGTTGTGGCAGATACGTCAGCTCGTCGACGAAGGGCGGGTAGAACTCATTCTCGTTGACAATGAGCCCCCTCCTGTTCCGATCCACGTCGTCTGGCAAGGCGGCAAGCTGATGCCGGCGAAAACGAGGCTCTTCATCGATGTCCTCGCCCGTCGTTTGAAGAACGCGCGGCTCTAA
- a CDS encoding TetR/AcrR family transcriptional regulator, with protein sequence MSEVAERSGISIGSLYQYFPDKRAIIAALADRYHETSRACIGEALSEVETLDEFRQAFAELIEIYFRLFLGEPAMRDVWSGTQADKTLLDIELLNSRENGDLVADTLARLMPAADKKALATRAFLVMSLGEATMRLAISVTPEEGRLIVETYKRMALKELTSK encoded by the coding sequence ATGAGCGAGGTGGCCGAACGTAGCGGCATCTCGATCGGGTCGCTGTATCAGTATTTTCCCGACAAGCGGGCGATCATCGCCGCATTGGCAGACCGCTACCACGAGACCAGCCGGGCGTGCATAGGCGAGGCGCTGTCGGAAGTGGAAACCCTCGATGAGTTCCGGCAGGCCTTTGCCGAGCTGATAGAGATCTATTTCCGGCTCTTCCTCGGCGAGCCCGCCATGCGGGACGTGTGGTCCGGCACACAAGCCGACAAGACCTTGCTGGATATCGAGCTCCTGAACAGCAGGGAAAACGGCGACCTCGTCGCCGACACGTTGGCCAGGCTGATGCCCGCAGCGGATAAAAAAGCACTCGCCACCAGGGCTTTCCTTGTCATGTCATTGGGCGAGGCCACCATGCGTCTGGCGATTTCCGTCACGCCTGAAGAAGGCCGCCTGATCGTGGAAACCTATAAGCGCATGGCGCTGAAAGAGCTCACGTCCAAGTAG
- a CDS encoding hydrogen peroxide-inducible genes activator produces MTRLTLRQMQYFQRLAELLHFGRAASACGVTQPALSAQISEMEAQLGFRLFERGGGTVRLTQEAQELRPRIERILAEVEDLEQVARRDRNALEDRFRLGVIPTVAPFLLPRLLPRLKLDFPALRLEIREAVTAALIEETNGGRLDGMIAAAPIDAPQLKCETLFDDPFYLAVPEADARRIAPPVTQESVALERLMLLEDGHCMRAQALAVCGMVKPVTMASFGATSLMTLLQLVAHGFGVTLIPEMARESAEMQHGVRVLPFRAPAPSRTICLAWRKTNPRGTDFSALSKTIKDLYQKNQ; encoded by the coding sequence ATGACGCGCCTCACACTTCGCCAGATGCAGTATTTCCAGCGCTTGGCCGAACTCCTGCATTTCGGCCGGGCTGCGTCAGCGTGTGGCGTCACCCAGCCGGCACTCTCGGCACAAATCTCCGAAATGGAGGCGCAACTCGGCTTCCGGCTGTTCGAGCGTGGCGGCGGCACGGTGCGGCTGACGCAGGAGGCCCAGGAACTGCGCCCGCGGATCGAGCGCATCCTCGCCGAGGTGGAGGACCTGGAGCAGGTCGCAAGGCGCGACAGGAATGCTCTGGAGGACCGGTTCCGGCTCGGCGTCATCCCCACGGTGGCGCCATTCCTGCTGCCGCGCCTTCTGCCAAGGCTAAAACTGGACTTCCCGGCCCTGAGGCTGGAGATCCGCGAGGCCGTGACGGCCGCGCTGATCGAGGAGACGAACGGCGGACGGCTCGACGGGATGATCGCCGCCGCCCCGATCGACGCGCCGCAGCTCAAATGCGAGACGCTCTTCGACGATCCGTTCTACCTCGCCGTGCCTGAGGCGGATGCGCGGCGCATCGCGCCCCCGGTCACCCAGGAGAGCGTGGCGCTGGAGCGGCTGATGCTGCTGGAGGACGGCCACTGCATGCGCGCCCAGGCGCTCGCCGTCTGCGGCATGGTCAAGCCCGTCACCATGGCGAGCTTCGGAGCGACCAGCCTCATGACGCTCCTGCAACTGGTCGCGCATGGCTTCGGCGTAACGCTGATCCCCGAGATGGCGCGCGAATCGGCGGAGATGCAGCACGGGGTGCGCGTCCTTCCCTTCCGGGCGCCCGCGCCCTCGCGCACGATCTGCCTCGCCTGGCGCAAGACAAACCCGCGGGGCACAGACTTCTCTGCCCTAAGTAAAACCATCAAGGATCTATATCAAAAAAATCAGTAG
- a CDS encoding NAD(P)H-binding protein, giving the protein MSITVHDPVLVIGGKGKVGRRVADRLTSRAFNVRIGSRSANPRFDWNDADTWGAAIDGVQAAYISYYPDLALPGADEAIRAFTSLAVQKGLKRLVLLSGRGEDEAQEAEQVLVASGADWTVVRPSWFAQNFSESFFLDGILAGEVAFPRDGVLEPFIDAEDIADVVVAALTDDRHIGQLYELTGPRLLTFREAIAEIAAAAGRDIRFIPLSVEDYAVELDKQENIPAEFVGLLKRLTREVLDGRNEHVTDGVQKALGRAPRDFSDYVRAAVETGVWRT; this is encoded by the coding sequence ATGAGCATCACCGTTCATGACCCCGTTCTTGTCATCGGCGGCAAAGGAAAGGTCGGGCGCCGCGTCGCAGACCGCCTCACTTCGCGGGCTTTCAACGTTCGCATCGGATCGCGTTCGGCAAACCCGCGCTTCGACTGGAACGACGCCGATACCTGGGGCGCGGCGATCGACGGCGTGCAAGCCGCCTACATCTCATACTATCCGGATCTCGCTCTGCCGGGTGCGGACGAGGCAATCCGCGCCTTCACCTCTCTTGCCGTGCAAAAGGGCCTGAAGCGCCTGGTGCTGCTTTCAGGCCGCGGCGAGGACGAGGCGCAGGAGGCCGAACAGGTCCTCGTGGCTTCGGGTGCGGACTGGACCGTGGTCCGCCCCAGCTGGTTCGCCCAGAACTTCTCCGAGAGTTTCTTCCTTGATGGCATCCTGGCCGGGGAGGTGGCCTTCCCACGCGATGGCGTTCTGGAGCCGTTCATCGATGCGGAAGACATTGCCGACGTAGTGGTCGCGGCGCTGACGGATGACCGCCACATCGGACAACTCTACGAACTGACGGGTCCGCGCCTGCTGACCTTCCGCGAGGCCATTGCCGAGATTGCTGCAGCCGCCGGCCGTGACATCCGCTTCATTCCGCTATCGGTCGAGGACTACGCGGTTGAACTCGATAAGCAGGAAAATATTCCGGCGGAATTTGTCGGGCTTTTGAAGCGCTTGACCCGCGAAGTGCTGGACGGGCGGAATGAACACGTCACGGACGGCGTCCAAAAGGCGCTGGGCCGCGCACCGCGCGATTTCTCGGACTATGTTCGCGCGGCGGTGGAAACCGGCGTGTGGAGGACCTGA
- the guaB gene encoding IMP dehydrogenase: MAKIIETPTGAEALTFDDVLLQPGHSEVMPGQTDVSTRIAGDIELNIPILSAAMDTVTEARLAIAVAQAGGIGVIHRNLSPSEQAEEVRQVKKFESGMVVNPVTIGPNATLADAHALMSAHRISGIPVVENGGIGGHTVGKLVGILTNRDVRFASDPAQPVRELMTDDRLITVREGVSQDEAKRILHQHRIEKLLVVDDAGNCVGLITVKDIEKSQLNPHACKDAQGRLRVAAATSVGEDGFERAERLIDAGVDLLVIDTAHGHSQRVLDAVARAKTLSNAVRIVAGNVATSDGTKALIDAGADAVKVGIGPGSICTTRVVAGVGMPQLSAIMSAVEAAQKAGVSVIADGGIKYSGDLAKALAAGATAAMIGSLLAGTDESPGEVFLYQGRSFKAYRGMGSVGAMARGSADRYFQAEVRDTLKLVPEGIEGQVPYKGPAAGVLHQLTGGLRAAMGYVGARNLSEFQERAAFVRISSAGLRESHPHDVTITRESPNYPGAS; this comes from the coding sequence ATGGCGAAGATCATCGAGACCCCCACCGGCGCGGAAGCGCTCACCTTCGACGACGTGCTCCTGCAGCCCGGCCATTCGGAGGTCATGCCCGGCCAGACCGATGTGAGCACGCGGATCGCGGGCGATATCGAGCTCAACATCCCCATCCTTTCCGCCGCCATGGACACGGTCACCGAGGCGCGGTTGGCGATCGCCGTGGCGCAGGCCGGCGGCATCGGCGTCATCCATCGCAACCTGTCTCCTTCCGAACAGGCTGAGGAGGTGCGGCAAGTCAAGAAGTTCGAGTCGGGCATGGTGGTCAACCCGGTCACGATCGGCCCGAACGCCACACTCGCCGACGCCCACGCGCTGATGAGCGCGCATCGCATCTCCGGCATTCCGGTCGTGGAGAACGGCGGTATTGGCGGCCACACGGTCGGCAAGCTCGTCGGCATCCTCACCAACCGCGACGTGCGTTTCGCCTCTGATCCGGCGCAGCCGGTGCGTGAGTTGATGACGGATGATCGGCTGATCACGGTCAGGGAGGGCGTCAGCCAGGACGAGGCGAAGCGTATTCTCCACCAGCACCGCATCGAGAAGCTGCTCGTGGTGGATGACGCGGGCAACTGCGTGGGCCTGATCACCGTCAAGGACATCGAGAAGTCGCAACTCAATCCCCATGCCTGCAAGGATGCGCAGGGCCGCCTGCGCGTTGCTGCGGCGACCAGCGTCGGCGAGGACGGATTCGAGCGGGCCGAGCGGCTGATCGATGCCGGCGTTGACCTTCTGGTGATCGACACCGCCCACGGCCATTCCCAGCGCGTGCTCGATGCGGTTGCCCGCGCCAAGACGCTGTCCAATGCCGTGCGCATCGTCGCCGGCAATGTGGCGACGAGCGACGGCACCAAGGCGCTGATCGACGCCGGTGCGGATGCGGTGAAGGTGGGCATTGGCCCAGGCTCCATTTGCACCACCCGCGTGGTGGCGGGCGTCGGCATGCCGCAGCTCTCCGCGATCATGTCCGCAGTCGAGGCGGCGCAGAAGGCGGGCGTCTCGGTGATCGCCGACGGCGGCATCAAATATTCCGGCGACCTCGCCAAGGCGCTCGCCGCCGGCGCCACCGCCGCCATGATAGGCTCGCTGCTCGCCGGCACCGATGAAAGCCCCGGCGAGGTATTCCTCTATCAGGGCCGCTCCTTCAAGGCCTATCGCGGCATGGGCTCGGTTGGCGCGATGGCGCGCGGCTCCGCGGATCGCTATTTCCAGGCGGAGGTGCGCGATACGCTGAAGCTCGTGCCCGAGGGCATCGAAGGCCAGGTGCCCTACAAAGGGCCGGCCGCAGGCGTCCTGCACCAGCTCACCGGAGGCTTGAGGGCGGCTATGGGCTATGTGGGTGCGCGCAATCTGTCGGAGTTTCAGGAGAGGGCCGCCTTTGTGCGGATCTCCAGTGCCGGGCTGCGCGAAAGCCACCCGCACGATGTCACGATCACGCGAGAAAGCCCCAACTATCCCGGCGCGTCCTGA
- a CDS encoding PaaI family thioesterase: MADRRVVAEGDFEARVRASFARQKAMATIGAELTLVTPGTVEIEMPHSESFTQQHGFLHAGVISMALDAACGYAAYSLMPADAGVLTIEFKVNLLAPGRGERFLFRGSVTKPGRTIIVADGQAYAYDREGEAKLIATMTGTMMTVVGRQGIAG; the protein is encoded by the coding sequence ATGGCGGATCGACGGGTCGTGGCGGAGGGGGATTTCGAGGCGCGGGTGCGCGCGAGCTTCGCCCGCCAGAAGGCGATGGCCACCATCGGCGCCGAGCTGACCCTGGTCACACCGGGCACCGTCGAGATCGAGATGCCCCATTCCGAAAGCTTCACGCAGCAGCATGGTTTCCTCCACGCAGGCGTGATCTCCATGGCGCTGGACGCCGCCTGCGGCTACGCCGCCTATTCCCTGATGCCCGCCGATGCGGGCGTGCTCACCATCGAGTTCAAGGTCAATCTTCTGGCGCCGGGCCGGGGCGAGCGCTTCCTGTTCCGTGGCTCGGTCACCAAGCCCGGCCGCACCATCATCGTCGCCGACGGCCAAGCCTATGCCTATGACCGGGAGGGAGAGGCGAAGCTGATTGCCACCATGACCGGCACCATGATGACCGTCGTCGGCCGCCAGGGGATCGCAGGATGA
- the katA gene encoding catalase KatA, whose protein sequence is MVDKPKLTTTAGAPIPDNQNSLTAGERGPVLLQDYQLIEKLAHQNRERIPERVVHAKGWGAYGTLKITGDISKYTRAKALQPGAETPLILRFSTVAGELGAADAERDVRGFAIKFYTEEGNWDLVGNNTPVFFVRDPYKFPDFIHTQKRHPKTNLRSPTAMWDFWSLSPESLHQVTILMSDRGLPVAPMFMNGYGSHTYSFWNDAGERFWVKFHFKTMQGHKFHTNEEAEQVVGKTRESYQEALFGAIERGEGPKWKVQVQIMPELDAEKTPYNPFDLTKVWPHGDYPPVDIGVLELNRNPENYFAEIEQVAFSPSNIVPGIGYSPDKMLQARVFSYADAHRYRLGTHYEALPVNAPRCPVHHYHKDGQMNFFGQRTGHVDAYYEPNSVAGAAVEQPSAKEPPLRISGDADRYNHRIGNDDYSQPRALFNLFDAEQKARLFNNIAAAMAGVPGEIIERQLVHFDRIHPDYGNGVRAALKEQHGYEANAIPVTGATPQAAAE, encoded by the coding sequence ATGGTCGATAAACCGAAACTGACGACGACCGCCGGTGCACCCATCCCCGACAACCAGAATTCGCTCACGGCGGGTGAGCGCGGCCCGGTCCTGCTGCAGGACTACCAGCTCATCGAGAAGCTGGCGCACCAGAACCGTGAGCGCATTCCCGAGCGGGTGGTCCACGCCAAGGGCTGGGGCGCCTACGGCACGCTCAAGATCACCGGCGACATCTCCAAATACACACGCGCCAAGGCCTTGCAGCCGGGTGCGGAGACGCCGCTCATCCTGCGCTTTTCCACCGTGGCGGGCGAGCTCGGCGCTGCGGACGCCGAGCGCGATGTGCGCGGCTTCGCCATCAAGTTCTATACGGAAGAGGGCAACTGGGACCTCGTCGGCAACAACACGCCGGTCTTCTTCGTGCGTGATCCCTACAAGTTCCCGGACTTCATCCACACGCAGAAGCGCCATCCCAAGACCAATCTGCGCTCGCCCACAGCGATGTGGGATTTCTGGTCGCTGAGCCCCGAATCGCTGCACCAGGTCACCATCCTGATGTCCGACCGCGGCCTGCCGGTGGCGCCCATGTTCATGAACGGCTATGGCTCCCACACCTACTCCTTCTGGAACGATGCCGGCGAGCGCTTCTGGGTGAAGTTCCATTTCAAGACCATGCAGGGCCACAAGTTCCACACCAACGAAGAGGCCGAGCAGGTCGTCGGCAAGACCCGTGAAAGCTATCAGGAGGCGCTTTTCGGCGCCATCGAGCGCGGCGAGGGCCCCAAGTGGAAGGTGCAGGTGCAGATCATGCCCGAACTCGATGCGGAGAAGACGCCCTACAACCCCTTCGACTTGACCAAGGTCTGGCCGCATGGCGACTATCCGCCGGTCGACATCGGCGTTCTGGAACTGAACCGCAACCCCGAGAACTACTTCGCCGAGATCGAGCAGGTGGCCTTCTCGCCGTCCAACATCGTGCCCGGCATTGGTTATTCGCCCGACAAGATGCTGCAGGCCCGCGTCTTCTCCTATGCGGATGCGCATCGCTACCGCCTCGGCACCCATTACGAGGCGCTGCCTGTCAACGCGCCGCGCTGTCCCGTTCACCACTACCATAAGGACGGACAGATGAACTTCTTCGGCCAGCGGACCGGTCATGTGGACGCCTATTACGAGCCGAACAGCGTTGCCGGCGCGGCCGTGGAGCAGCCCTCGGCCAAGGAGCCGCCGCTCCGCATCTCCGGTGATGCCGACCGCTACAATCATCGCATCGGCAATGACGACTATTCGCAGCCGCGTGCCCTCTTCAACCTGTTCGATGCGGAGCAGAAGGCACGGCTCTTCAACAACATCGCCGCCGCCATGGCCGGCGTGCCTGGCGAGATCATCGAGCGTCAGCTCGTCCATTTCGACCGTATCCACCCGGATTACGGCAACGGCGTGCGCGCTGCGCTGAAGGAGCAGCACGGCTACGAGGCGAATGCGATCCCGGTGACGGGCGCGACGCCGCAGGCCGCCGCCGAGTAA
- a CDS encoding 5'-methylthioadenosine/S-adenosylhomocysteine nucleosidase (Enables the cleavage of the glycosidic bond in both 5'-methylthioadenosine and S-adenosylhomocysteine): MRETPLSRLAGRTVLFVMAAEAEYGLHLRERFRPFMTGVGPVEAAVELTAALSHLKSRGTPPQLVVSLGSAGSRTLEQTEVYQAVSVSYRDMDASPLGFEKGVTPFLDLPREVPLPVRIPGIAEATLSTGGSIVSGTAYDGIIADMVDMETYACLRACQRLDVPLVALRGISDGAADLRHGGDWMQYLHVIDQKLAAAVDRLEAAIGDGAIAL, from the coding sequence ATGAGGGAGACCCCGCTCTCGCGCCTTGCCGGCCGGACCGTGCTCTTCGTCATGGCCGCGGAGGCGGAGTACGGCCTGCATCTGAGAGAGCGCTTCCGGCCGTTCATGACGGGCGTCGGACCCGTCGAGGCGGCGGTGGAGCTCACGGCGGCGCTGTCGCATCTGAAGAGCCGGGGGACGCCTCCCCAGTTGGTGGTCTCGCTCGGCTCCGCCGGCAGCCGCACGCTCGAGCAGACGGAGGTCTATCAGGCGGTTTCGGTGTCCTACCGCGACATGGATGCCTCGCCGCTCGGTTTCGAGAAGGGCGTCACCCCCTTCCTCGATTTGCCGAGAGAAGTGCCGCTGCCCGTCCGCATTCCCGGAATTGCGGAGGCCACGCTCTCCACCGGGGGCAGCATCGTCAGCGGCACTGCCTATGACGGCATCATCGCCGACATGGTGGATATGGAAACCTATGCATGCCTTCGCGCATGCCAGCGCCTCGACGTGCCTCTCGTTGCCCTCCGCGGCATCTCGGATGGCGCCGCAGACCTGCGTCACGGGGGCGACTGGATGCAGTATCTTCACGTCATAGACCAAAAACTTGCCGCAGCCGTCGACCGTCTGGAGGCGGCGATCGGAGACGGTGCGATCGCGTTATAG
- a CDS encoding anthrone oxygenase family protein translates to MSQHLISALLWFTVVGCGLLAGVYFAFSAFIMAALGRVDQVAGVAVMNTINVVIYRSLFMPFFFGTTLAAAALVFLALFRLGEPGAIATLAGGVMYVLGMFVVTIAFNVPLNDALARVDTVSAQAADVWARFLQDWTFWNHVRTISSAAALTCFVMALAAE, encoded by the coding sequence ATGAGCCAGCACCTCATATCGGCCCTGCTGTGGTTTACCGTCGTCGGTTGTGGATTGCTTGCGGGTGTCTACTTCGCATTCTCGGCGTTCATCATGGCGGCGCTTGGCCGCGTCGACCAGGTGGCGGGTGTCGCTGTCATGAACACTATTAATGTGGTGATCTATCGTTCACTGTTCATGCCGTTCTTCTTCGGCACCACTCTCGCGGCTGCCGCACTCGTCTTTCTCGCCCTGTTCCGGCTTGGCGAGCCCGGTGCGATCGCGACGCTCGCCGGTGGCGTCATGTACGTGCTCGGCATGTTCGTCGTCACGATCGCCTTCAATGTGCCGCTTAACGACGCGCTGGCGCGCGTCGATACGGTCTCCGCGCAGGCGGCCGATGTCTGGGCGCGCTTTCTTCAGGACTGGACGTTCTGGAACCACGTCCGGACGATCTCGTCGGCCGCGGCGCTGACATGTTTCGTCATGGCTCTCGCCGCCGAGTGA
- a CDS encoding VOC family protein, whose product MPKMIFVNLPVKDLAASIRFYEAIGCRKNEQFSDENAASMVWSDTITFQLLTHDYFKTFTAKPIANPREATGMLFALSRDSREEVDAITEAAAAAGGKVDIRDRQDMGFMYVRTFEDPDGHVFEPMWMDMEAASGMDE is encoded by the coding sequence ATGCCCAAGATGATTTTCGTGAACCTGCCGGTGAAGGATCTCGCCGCTTCGATCCGCTTCTACGAGGCGATCGGGTGCAGGAAGAACGAGCAGTTCAGCGACGAGAACGCAGCCTCGATGGTCTGGTCCGACACGATCACCTTCCAGCTGCTGACGCACGACTACTTCAAGACCTTCACGGCGAAGCCAATCGCGAACCCGCGGGAGGCGACCGGCATGCTGTTCGCCCTCTCGCGCGACAGCCGTGAAGAGGTGGACGCCATCACCGAGGCCGCGGCGGCCGCCGGCGGCAAGGTTGACATCCGCGACAGGCAGGACATGGGCTTCATGTATGTCCGCACCTTCGAGGATCCCGACGGTCATGTCTTCGAGCCCATGTGGATGGACATGGAAGCGGCATCCGGCATGGACGAATAG
- a CDS encoding MIP family channel protein produces MKAYIAEVFGTFCLVFIGCGSVVLGGFGPLIPTGGALGIALAFGVAVVAMAYAVGPVSGAHLNPAVTLGAFLAGRLPAKEVAPYMIAQVAGGILGALVLWIIASGSTAGAPSSLGANGWSTYSTSAAFIGEVVATFIFVMVILGVTSERHSTVVAGLVIGLTLTAIHIVFIAVTGTSVNPARSIGPALFSGGAAISQLWLFIVAPLIGGALAGLVYKSRALENTETDLLKKAQA; encoded by the coding sequence ATGAAAGCCTATATCGCGGAAGTATTCGGAACATTTTGTCTTGTGTTCATCGGTTGCGGGAGCGTCGTGCTCGGCGGCTTCGGCCCGCTCATCCCAACGGGGGGAGCGCTTGGCATCGCGCTCGCCTTCGGCGTCGCCGTGGTGGCGATGGCCTATGCCGTGGGGCCAGTCTCGGGCGCCCATCTCAACCCTGCCGTCACGCTGGGTGCCTTCCTTGCCGGGCGCCTGCCGGCCAAGGAGGTCGCACCCTACATGATCGCGCAGGTGGCGGGCGGCATCCTGGGCGCCCTGGTGCTGTGGATCATTGCCTCTGGCTCGACCGCCGGCGCGCCGTCCAGCCTGGGGGCAAACGGGTGGAGCACCTATTCCACGAGTGCTGCCTTCATCGGCGAGGTGGTGGCGACCTTCATCTTTGTGATGGTCATCCTGGGCGTCACCTCCGAGCGGCATAGCACGGTAGTCGCAGGCCTCGTCATCGGCTTGACGCTCACCGCCATCCACATCGTCTTTATCGCCGTCACCGGCACGTCAGTGAACCCCGCCCGCTCGATCGGCCCGGCGCTGTTCTCCGGCGGGGCGGCGATCTCGCAGCTCTGGCTCTTCATCGTCGCTCCGCTCATCGGCGGCGCGCTGGCGGGGCTGGTCTACAAATCGCGCGCACTCGAGAACACCGAGACCGACCTTCTGAAGAAGGCCCAAGCTTGA
- a CDS encoding epoxide hydrolase N-terminal domain-containing protein, with translation MHRLLDYWRDGFDWRAQERRLNRLPQVTATVGG, from the coding sequence ATGCACCGCCTGCTCGATTACTGGCGCGACGGGTTCGACTGGCGCGCACAGGAACGCCGGCTGAACCGGCTTCCACAGGTCACCGCGACCGTCGGTGGTTAG
- a CDS encoding RsmB/NOP family class I SAM-dependent RNA methyltransferase, which produces MRLGGRLAAAIEILQDIETRHRPAADAMRDWGLSHRFAGAGDRAAIGNFVYDGLRRRRAASFIFDADTPRALVLGGYLMENGALPEALNRAIADDHFAPPALGEADLSILEARLSQGLPPSARANAPEWCEPLMQAAFGDAWAEEGAALAARPPLDMRANRLKASREKVLASLARAGAEPTALAPSGLRIAPISGDGRHPNVQSEPAFHKGWFEVQDEGSQIVAELASAAPGEQVLDFCAGAGGKTLAFSAMMDNRGQVHAYDTDRQRLAPIFERLKRAGCRNVQVVAEEQQLGRLEGQMDLVVVDAPCTGSGTWRRRPDAKWRLTPQQLEVRRAEQTAILDAASLYVRPGGRLAYITCSIFHEENAEQAAAFLARSPQFSSVDFDALWRQRFPAVDAEPRLNGGITLTPATTGTDGFYFACFERMG; this is translated from the coding sequence ATGCGCCTCGGCGGGCGGCTCGCAGCAGCCATCGAGATTCTCCAGGACATCGAAACGCGCCATCGCCCCGCGGCGGATGCCATGCGGGACTGGGGCCTTTCGCACCGTTTCGCCGGCGCCGGCGACCGCGCGGCCATCGGCAATTTCGTCTATGACGGGCTGCGTCGCCGCCGCGCCGCCAGCTTCATCTTCGATGCCGATACGCCCCGCGCCCTGGTCTTGGGCGGCTACCTCATGGAGAACGGCGCCCTCCCTGAAGCGCTCAACCGCGCCATCGCCGACGATCATTTCGCGCCGCCCGCGCTCGGCGAGGCGGATCTGTCAATCCTCGAGGCGCGGCTCTCGCAAGGGTTGCCCCCATCCGCGCGCGCCAACGCGCCGGAATGGTGCGAGCCTTTGATGCAGGCGGCCTTCGGCGACGCCTGGGCAGAGGAGGGTGCTGCGCTCGCCGCCCGCCCGCCGCTCGACATGCGCGCCAACCGGCTGAAGGCATCGCGCGAAAAGGTGCTTGCAAGCCTCGCTCGTGCGGGTGCCGAGCCGACCGCCCTTGCGCCCAGCGGCCTGCGCATCGCGCCGATCTCGGGCGATGGCCGCCATCCGAACGTGCAGTCGGAGCCCGCCTTCCACAAGGGCTGGTTCGAGGTGCAGGACGAAGGCTCCCAGATCGTCGCCGAACTCGCGTCCGCCGCGCCCGGCGAACAGGTGCTCGATTTCTGCGCCGGCGCGGGCGGCAAGACGCTTGCTTTTTCCGCCATGATGGACAATCGCGGCCAAGTCCACGCCTATGATACGGACAGGCAGCGCCTTGCCCCCATCTTCGAGCGGCTCAAGCGGGCGGGTTGCCGCAATGTGCAGGTGGTGGCGGAGGAGCAGCAACTTGGCCGCTTGGAAGGCCAGATGGACCTTGTCGTGGTTGATGCGCCCTGCACGGGCTCGGGCACGTGGCGCCGGCGCCCCGACGCAAAATGGCGCCTGACGCCGCAGCAGCTCGAAGTTCGCCGGGCCGAGCAGACGGCGATCCTCGACGCGGCGAGCCTTTATGTCAGGCCGGGCGGCCGGCTCGCCTACATCACCTGCTCGATCTTTCATGAGGAGAACGCCGAGCAGGCCGCCGCCTTCCTCGCCCGGTCCCCGCAATTCAGCTCCGTGGATTTCGACGCTCTCTGGCGGCAGCGCTTTCCTGCGGTAGATGCAGAACCGCGCCTGAATGGCGGCATCACGCTCACGCCTGCCACGACGGGCACCGACGGTTTCTACTTCGCCTGCTTTGAGCGAATGGGATAG